DNA sequence from the Deinococcota bacterium genome:
CCTTTGGCGGCGAGGCGGAGACCAACGCCAAAGGGCTCCTTCAGGCGGAGATGCTCTCGGCGGGCGGCCTGGTGATGACCGCGGCGCACGCGCACCGCGTGCCCGCGGGCGGAGCCCTGGCGGTGGACCGCGAGGCCTTTGGCGACAGGGTGACGAAGACGATTCTGGCGCACCCGCTCGTCACCGTGCGCCGCGAGGAGCTGACCGAGATTCCTGGCGGCATCGTCGTCCTCGCCTCGGGGCCGCTCACCTCGGACGCGCTCGCCGAAAGCATTCGCAAGACCGTGGGCATGGATTTTCTCGGCTTCTACGACGCGGCCTCACCGGTCATCAGTTATGAGTCCATCGACCACGGCGTCGCCTACCGCAAGGGCCGCTACGAGCAGGGCGCCGACTACCTCAACCTGCCCTTTTCCAAGGAGCAGTACGACCGCTGGTACGAGGCCCTGAGCGAAGCGCGCAAGCACGTCCCACACGACTGGGAAGGGCTCGAGTTCTTCGAGGGCTGCGTGCCCATCGAGGAGCTGGCCCGGCGTGGCTACGACACCCCCCGCTTTGGCCCCATGAAGCCCGTCGGCCTCAAGCATCCCGAGACCGGCGCGTCCTTCTACGCCGTGGCGCAGCTGCGCCAGGAGGACGTGCGCGGTCAGATGTGGAGCCTGGTGGGCTTTCAGACCGGGCTCAAGTGGGGCGACCAGAAGGAGATGATCCGGACCATTCCCGGTTTGGGGAACGCCGAGGTTATTCGCTATGGGGTGATGCACCGCAACACCTATCTGAACGCGCCCAAGCTCTTAAGCCCCGAGCTTGACCTGCGCGAAGAGCCGCGCCTCTTCGTGGCGGGCGTCTTGGCCGGGACCGAGGGCTACCTCGAGTCCTCGGCCACGGGTTGGCTGGCGGGCAAGAACGCGGCGCGCCGGGCGCTCGGCCTGGACCCCGTCCTGCCGCCGGAAACCTCGATGCTGGGCGGTCTCAGCCGCTTTGTCGCCACCGCCAACCCCGAGGGCTTCCAGCCCATGAACGCCAACTGGGGCCTGGTGCCGACGCTGCCCAAGGAACGCGGCGTGGGCCGGGCGGAGCGCCGCGCCAGGACGTACAGGCGCGGGCTCGAGGACTTCAAGCACTGGCTCGAGGGGGTCCGCGACGGCGAAGCGGCGCTCGCGGTATAGTAGCGTTACGATGGCGACCACGTCCATTACCATCCCTGTACCATCCCTGTACCATCCCTGTGGATGAACACGGTTTCTCGAAGGCCTAGCCTAGCTGCTCGCCGTCTATGGAGACCTCGTCGAGCTTCTCGTGGTAGAAGCAGAGCATCCCCCTCACCTCGAGGGCCTCAGCCAAGGGCTGCCGGTAAGTCCAGACGAGGTCCTTGGCGAGCGCGTCGCCTACCCTGACGCCGTAATAGCTCGCCTCGCCCTTGTAGGGACATGAGGCGGTGGTTTGGGAGGGCTCGAGCCGCGCCCAGTTCACGTCCGCCTCGGGGAGGTAGTAGCGCGTGGGCAGGTCGGTCTCGAAGAGCAGCGTCGGGCGCCGCGTCTCGGCGATGACCTCGCCCGCGTGCACGACCCTGACGTGGCGCGAGCTGCGCCTCGTGTCCACCCGGTGGTAGGGGTCGCGCGGGTGGGCGTAGAGGCGCTCGTCCTCTTCGAACCAGGCGTCCAGCTTGTCCCAGTAGAAGGTTAGGTAGTCCGCCAGCCCCGCGGCGCCCGCCAGGGGTTCGGGATAGGCCCAGGCGGCGTTCTCGGCGCGCTTGCCGTTCACGGTAAGCGTCCAGTACGAGGCGTCGCCCTTGCGCGGGCAGTGGCTGCGGTGCTCGGTCGGCGTCAGGAGCGCCATGTCCACGTCGTCCTTGGGAAAGTAGTAGAGGGGCAGGTGGCCCTTCTCGAAGAGCATGGCGGCGCGCCGGCTGTCGGCTACGGTCTTGCCGCCAAAGACCGCGCAGACGCGCTTGGGGCTGGGCAGCAGCTCGAGGGTGTCCGTCCTAAAGATTGGCTTCGCGGGTGAAAGTCGCATGCCTCAGCATGGCGGAGGGGAGGTCGCTTGTCTGTCTGAGCGCTTACGCTCTCGCGCGCTAGCACCGGCCATGCTGAGGCATACCTCGAGCCTTCCTCGCCACCGCGCCCACACTGCGAAGCTGACATCCCACCGTCTCCCCGTCTACCCGCAGCGCCTTGGTGAGCGTGCCGCCCTTCACCTCGTTTTCGCCTGCCAGCGCCCTCGCTACGGTCATCGCCGCTAGGCGACCCGGCTGGGCCGGTAACCGATGCGCCAAAAAGGCCAGCGACTTGTCGAAGTCGAAGGGCGCTACGGGCTCGAGGCTGAGCGGATGGCTGTGGAGCTTCATAGGTGTCTATAGGGTATGCAGGTATAGGGTATGCAGGTATAGGGTATGAGCGACCACGACGACCTCGCTCAGCTCAGCTCATGAAAGAGCCAGACCTTGGCCGGCGTCGGCAGCACCGGCAGCGCCTCGCCGCGCCAGTCGAGCTCGAGCAGGTAGAGCCCGCCCTGCTCACTCTCGAGCACTCTCCAGGCACTGCACTCGGGCTGGGACGCCAGCGCCAAAGCCAGCGCCTGGAGCGTGCCCAGGGCCTCGGGCCCGGCCATCTCGACGAAGAGCGTCCGCACCCTACAAGCCTACGAGGAG
Encoded proteins:
- the trmFO gene encoding methylenetetrahydrofolate--tRNA-(uracil(54)-C(5))-methyltransferase (FADH(2)-oxidizing) TrmFO, encoding FGGEAETNAKGLLQAEMLSAGGLVMTAAHAHRVPAGGALAVDREAFGDRVTKTILAHPLVTVRREELTEIPGGIVVLASGPLTSDALAESIRKTVGMDFLGFYDAASPVISYESIDHGVAYRKGRYEQGADYLNLPFSKEQYDRWYEALSEARKHVPHDWEGLEFFEGCVPIEELARRGYDTPRFGPMKPVGLKHPETGASFYAVAQLRQEDVRGQMWSLVGFQTGLKWGDQKEMIRTIPGLGNAEVIRYGVMHRNTYLNAPKLLSPELDLREEPRLFVAGVLAGTEGYLESSATGWLAGKNAARRALGLDPVLPPETSMLGGLSRFVATANPEGFQPMNANWGLVPTLPKERGVGRAERRARTYRRGLEDFKHWLEGVRDGEAALAV
- a CDS encoding DUF427 domain-containing protein encodes the protein MRLSPAKPIFRTDTLELLPSPKRVCAVFGGKTVADSRRAAMLFEKGHLPLYYFPKDDVDMALLTPTEHRSHCPRKGDASYWTLTVNGKRAENAAWAYPEPLAGAAGLADYLTFYWDKLDAWFEEDERLYAHPRDPYHRVDTRRSSRHVRVVHAGEVIAETRRPTLLFETDLPTRYYLPEADVNWARLEPSQTTASCPYKGEASYYGVRVGDALAKDLVWTYRQPLAEALEVRGMLCFYHEKLDEVSIDGEQLG